In Corylus avellana chromosome ca2, CavTom2PMs-1.0, the following proteins share a genomic window:
- the LOC132171687 gene encoding uncharacterized protein LOC132171687, with translation MGIGMNSTPPSSVAQSHYHTHKVFLFCNYILLGAASSCIFLTLSLRLLPSISGFFLILLHILTITGAVSGCAAASSGTSRWYAAHMVMTVLTAIFQGSVSVLIFTRTGDFLGQLKSYVREEDGAVILKLAGGLCVLIFCLEWVVLTLAFFLKYYAYVEGDNGGHAMRRSTAKVQQEEDMKDWPWPFQV, from the coding sequence ATGGGTATCGGCATGAACAGCACCCCACCAAGCTCAGTGGCTCAATCCCACTACCACACCCACAAGGTCTTCCTGTTCTGCAACTACATTCTACTTGGCGCGGCCTCCAGTTGCATCTTCCTCACCCTCTCGCTCCGCCTCCTCCCCTCTATAAGTGGCTTCTTCCTGATCCTCCTCCACATCCTCACCATCACCGGGGCGGTCTCAGGATGTGCAGCGGCGTCATCGGGGACTAGCCGGTGGTACGCGGCTCACATGGTGATGACGGTGCTGACGGCAATATTTCAAGGGTCGGTGTCGGTGCTGATCTTCACGAGAACAGGGGATTTTCTGGGGCAGTTGAAGTCGTATGTGAGGGAAGAGGATGGAGCTGTGATACTGAAGTTGGCTGGTGGGTTATGTGTGTTGATCTTCTGCTTGGAGTGGGTGGTGTTGACTCTTGCGTTTTTCTTGAAGTACTATGCTTATGTTGAGGGCGATAATGGTGGGCATGCGATGAGGAGGAGTACTGCCAAAGTGCAGCAAGAGGAAGACATGAAGGACTGGCCATGGCCTTTCCAAGTTTAA